TAAACCTAAGGTGATAGGTTTCTCGAAGTGATGTGTCATGACCGCCCAAAATGGAATGCCGGTTAAGATAACCGACAGCAAAAATCCTACGAGATAAGATTTAACGCTAGCCATGAAATCATCTGAAGTAAGACTTTCACTTGTATGTGCTTGACTCATCACAGCATCCCCAATAAATAAACCAAGGTAAATACACAGATCCAAACCACATCCAGGAAGTGCCAGAATAAGCTTAAGCAGCCCAAACGTGTGATGCTGCGGTTATTTAAACCTGACTTAGTGACTTCCAACATCATGATCGCCATCCAGATAAGTCCAGCTGTCACATGCAGACCATGCATGCCAACTAAGGTGAAGAAAGCTGTCAGGAAGGCACTACGCTGAGGTCCATTACCCTGCTCAATCAGATGATAAAACTCATAGACTTCCATGGAGATAAACCCACAACCTAAGGCAAAAGTGATCAACAACCAGATCAAGGTTGCTGTTCTCTTCTGGTGTTTAGCGCAAATTAATGCGAAGCCAAAGGTAATACTACTGATCAGCAGTACAGCAGTTTCGATTGCGACGAAATTTAATTCGAAAATATCTTTACCGGAAACACCACCGTCGGTATTCATGTAGAGCACGGCATAGGTCGCGAAAACCGAAGCAAACAAGATGCAATCGGTCATCAGATAGAGCCAAAAACCAAATAACGTGTTACCACTGGTATCATGATGTTCGTCATGATGTTCATCGGCCTGTACAACTTCTAAATCTGCTCGGATAGCAATACTCATGTTAGCCCCCTTGCAACCTTATCTAAGTGCGCATTTTCAATTCTGGCAATTTCATCAGGTTGAACGTAATAATCATGGTCATTGCTATAGGCTCGGAACAGGAACACCACGAAGGCACCCAGCATTCCAGCGATAGCCAACCAAAGAATGTGCCAAATAGCGGCAAAACCTGCGGCCGTAATACCTAAGGCCATCAAGATACCGCTAGAGGTATTTTTAGGCATATGGATTGGCTGATAACTGTCATGACGCTGATAAGCCTCCCCCTTCTCCTTCATGTCGGTAAAGCTATCGATATCCGACACCTGAGGGTCCTTAGCAAAGTTATAGAACTGAGGCGGTGATGAGGTTGACCACTCTAATGTATGGCCATTCCATGGATCGCCTGTGGTATCCAGGTTTTGCTCACGATCACGGAAACTCACATACAGTTGTACAAACTGCAATATGATGCCTATGAAGATGATAAAGGCGCCCACTGCCGCAAAATAGATCCAGAAATTCCAAGCAGGATTATCTGTGTGGCTGATACGACGAGTCATCCCCATAAAACCAAGCACATACAGAGGCATAAAGGCGGCGTAGAAACCTATCTGCCAACACCAGAATGATGCCTTACCTAAGCGCTCATTAAGCTTGAAACCCATGGCTTTCGGGAACCAGTAAGCGAAGCCCGCGAAGTAACCAAATACCGCACCACCTATGATGGTGTTATGAAAATGAGCAATTAAGAACAAACTGTTATGCAATACGTAATCAGCTCCCGGCAAGGCTAACAAGACTCCAGTCATGCCCCCTATGGTGAAAGTCGTCATAAATCCTAATGTCCACAGCACAGGCACAGTTAGTCGTAACCGACCGCGATAGATAGTAAACAACCAGTTGAATAACTTAACCCCGGTTGGCACTGCAATGACCATGGTCATCACACCAAAGAAGGCGTTAACGTTAGCACTCGATCCCATGGTGAAGAAGTGATGCAACCAGACGACAAAACCTAAGATGGAGATGGCACCACTGGCCCAAATCATAGATTTATAACCAAACAGACGCTTAGAAGTGAACGTCGATATCACCTCGGAGAATATACCAAAGGCAGGTAGAATCAGAATATAGACTTCCGGATGACCCCAAGCCCAAAACAGGTTGATGTACATCATGGCGTTACCGCCACCGTCATTGGTAAAGAAGTGGAAGCCCAGATAACGATCTAAGGTCAGCATGCCCAACACAGCGGTTAAGATTGGGAAAGATGCCACAATCAGAATGTTGGCCCAGGTACAGGTCCAGGTAAAGATAGGCATCTGCATCAACTTCATCCCAGGTGCACGCATCTTGAGCACAGTAGCAATAAAGTTAACCCCGGTTAAGGTCGTTCCTATCCCGGATATCTGCAAGGCCCAAATATAGTAATCGACTCCGACTCCAGGACTGAATGACAGCTCAGACAACGGTGGGTAAGCGACCCAGCCTGTCTTAGCGAATTCACCTAAGCCCAATGAGATATTGATCAACAGGGCACCCGAGGCGGTGAGCCAGAAGCTTAAGTTGTTCAGAAATGGAAAGGCAACATCGCGGGCACCAATCTGCAATGGCAACACTATGTTCATCAGGCCGATCATAAATGGCATAGCCATAAAGATAATCATGATGATGCCGTGAGCCGTGAAGATCTGGTCATAGTGCTCAGGCGGTAAATAACCGGCGGCACCATTGGTAGCCAGTGCTTGCTGTGTACGCATCATGATGGCATCAGAGAAACCACGGATTAGCATCACCAATGCCAGCACTATATACATGATCCCTAAGCGTTTATGATCGACTGAGGTGAACCAGTCGTTCCATAACACGCCCCACTTTTTATATTTGGTGATCAAAGCCGCGATGCTCACCCCAATCATAGCGACGGCCGCTAGGGTCACCATTATGATTGGTTCATCGTATGGGATTGATTCTAATGTTAAATTACCGAAAAAAGACATAACTACTCCGCCCCCTCAAGTTTAGAGGATGAATGTTCAGAATGATGTGACATGTCCATATCGTTATCGTGATGCATATACTGCATCACGATATGACTAAACATACCCTTGCTCACTGAGCCGTAATATTCAACAGGGTTATTCTCACTTGGCTTAGCCAGTTGCTGATAACTTTGGGGATCGAGTCTACTTCCATGCTGTTTAAGCTTGGATACCCAGACATCGAAGTCTTTGGCTGTTGGCGTCGCGATAGCTTTAAATTTCATACCAGCAAATCCTGCACCGCTATAGTTAGCCGAGATACCATCGAAGGTACCCGGTTCATTAGCAATCAGATGCAACTGAGTCACCATGCCCGCCATAGAGTAAATTTGGCTGCCTAACTGAGGAATGAAGAATGAATTCATTGTCGTATCAGAGGTGATTTTAAAATTAACCGGCACATTGGCGGGAAAAGCCAGCTCATTAACCGAGGCTATGCCCAGTTCTGGATAGATAAACAGCCATTTCCAATTGAGAGATACAACTTCAACCGTGATAGGTCTTGCCTCGTGATCTAACGGCTTATAAGGATCCAGATCCTGTGTAGAGGTCCAGGTGATCACTCCTAACACAATAACAATTACGATAGGAACCACCCAGACAACGATTTCAATCGTTTTCGAGTGTGCCCATTTTGGCGCATAAATTTCGTGATCTCGACCGTCCCTATATTTCCATGAAAAATATAACGTCATGAAAATAACTGGGATAACGACAATCAGCATCAAGAGGGTGGCCACAATGATGAGATGTTTCTCATCTATGCCAATTTGACCCTTGGGGTCCAGCACACCGCCTTCACAACCAGCCAGCAAAAATGTCAATGCGGCCAGTGCTGCCTTACTTAAATTTCTAATTAACAAAGGAAGATTCCTCTAACCTTAATAGTTCACGGCTCAATCCATAGATATTGGCTAGCCGTACAGTAGTCGCTAAACACAGATAAAACAGACAGGTGATCCATATTATTCCAACCTAAATAGGCTCGAATCAGTAATTCAACGATCAGTTTTATTAGCGAATAGCTAAATGTTGAACAAGAAAGATAAGTTTATGCGGGAGGTGCACGGCAACCGTGCGCCATGTGATCGACGGTGCTTAGTTCTGGAGAAGATAATACTGGGAAAAAGTTACTTAAGCCTAAGCTGTTAAGATACTTGAAAATCAA
This portion of the Shewanella violacea DSS12 genome encodes:
- the cyoC gene encoding cytochrome o ubiquinol oxidase subunit III encodes the protein MSIAIRADLEVVQADEHHDEHHDTSGNTLFGFWLYLMTDCILFASVFATYAVLYMNTDGGVSGKDIFELNFVAIETAVLLISSITFGFALICAKHQKRTATLIWLLITFALGCGFISMEVYEFYHLIEQGNGPQRSAFLTAFFTLVGMHGLHVTAGLIWMAIMMLEVTKSGLNNRSITRLGCLSLFWHFLDVVWICVFTLVYLLGML
- the cyoB gene encoding cytochrome o ubiquinol oxidase subunit I; this encodes MSFFGNLTLESIPYDEPIIMVTLAAVAMIGVSIAALITKYKKWGVLWNDWFTSVDHKRLGIMYIVLALVMLIRGFSDAIMMRTQQALATNGAAGYLPPEHYDQIFTAHGIIMIIFMAMPFMIGLMNIVLPLQIGARDVAFPFLNNLSFWLTASGALLINISLGLGEFAKTGWVAYPPLSELSFSPGVGVDYYIWALQISGIGTTLTGVNFIATVLKMRAPGMKLMQMPIFTWTCTWANILIVASFPILTAVLGMLTLDRYLGFHFFTNDGGGNAMMYINLFWAWGHPEVYILILPAFGIFSEVISTFTSKRLFGYKSMIWASGAISILGFVVWLHHFFTMGSSANVNAFFGVMTMVIAVPTGVKLFNWLFTIYRGRLRLTVPVLWTLGFMTTFTIGGMTGVLLALPGADYVLHNSLFLIAHFHNTIIGGAVFGYFAGFAYWFPKAMGFKLNERLGKASFWCWQIGFYAAFMPLYVLGFMGMTRRISHTDNPAWNFWIYFAAVGAFIIFIGIILQFVQLYVSFRDREQNLDTTGDPWNGHTLEWSTSSPPQFYNFAKDPQVSDIDSFTDMKEKGEAYQRHDSYQPIHMPKNTSSGILMALGITAAGFAAIWHILWLAIAGMLGAFVVFLFRAYSNDHDYYVQPDEIARIENAHLDKVARGLT
- the cyoA gene encoding ubiquinol oxidase subunit II, with translation MLIRNLSKAALAALTFLLAGCEGGVLDPKGQIGIDEKHLIIVATLLMLIVVIPVIFMTLYFSWKYRDGRDHEIYAPKWAHSKTIEIVVWVVPIVIVIVLGVITWTSTQDLDPYKPLDHEARPITVEVVSLNWKWLFIYPELGIASVNELAFPANVPVNFKITSDTTMNSFFIPQLGSQIYSMAGMVTQLHLIANEPGTFDGISANYSGAGFAGMKFKAIATPTAKDFDVWVSKLKQHGSRLDPQSYQQLAKPSENNPVEYYGSVSKGMFSHIVMQYMHHDNDMDMSHHSEHSSSKLEGAE